In Geoalkalibacter sp., a single genomic region encodes these proteins:
- a CDS encoding diguanylate cyclase: MKNPTLLVVAVEQMPRRLLTDVFSPEGIVVETCDAGQAALRRLEAGGIELVIADLAEGERLLASRRFGSSPEVLLVAACADREQAIATLQKGAGDFLSKPVQPDELRHRVLALLEKRRLAAENEALHAENGLLREGLELGALLDLEPLLARAVPWIQRELGATAGFAFVRDDEDFSLHAVTGMEQSQAQSWAPLLFSGLSSGPGPWHLDVEESQALQCAEPILAYPLYFQDQLRGGLVFVGAARFVERAELLFKQTALAFENAFRLRGARELMYTDDLTGLFNHRYLHLVLEQEIRRSGRYRLEFALVFIDLDHFKAINDTHGHLVGSAVLTEVGQVLRQCLRDTDLLFRYGGDEFTALLVETEEEGALVVAERMRATLEHHKFLAGDGVNARLTATFGVAVFPGDAEDRMELLLRADRAMYWGKKHRNVVCRAQDLKDA; the protein is encoded by the coding sequence ATGAAAAACCCAACCCTTCTGGTTGTCGCTGTCGAGCAGATGCCTCGCCGACTTCTCACCGATGTATTTAGCCCCGAGGGGATCGTCGTGGAAACCTGCGACGCGGGACAGGCCGCTCTGCGCAGGCTTGAGGCGGGCGGGATCGAGTTGGTCATCGCCGATCTGGCCGAGGGGGAAAGGTTGCTGGCTTCGCGTCGGTTCGGATCCTCTCCCGAGGTGTTGTTGGTCGCTGCTTGCGCCGATCGTGAGCAAGCCATCGCGACCTTGCAAAAGGGCGCGGGCGACTTTCTGAGCAAGCCCGTTCAGCCCGACGAGTTGCGCCATCGCGTCCTGGCCCTACTGGAAAAGCGCCGTCTGGCGGCGGAAAATGAGGCGCTTCATGCTGAAAACGGCCTGTTGCGCGAGGGGCTGGAACTTGGCGCCCTGCTTGATCTGGAGCCGCTTCTGGCGCGCGCCGTCCCTTGGATTCAAAGAGAACTGGGCGCGACGGCGGGTTTTGCCTTCGTGCGTGACGACGAAGATTTCTCCCTTCATGCCGTGACGGGGATGGAGCAGTCGCAGGCGCAAAGCTGGGCGCCCCTGCTTTTTTCCGGTTTGTCCTCCGGGCCGGGCCCCTGGCATCTGGATGTCGAGGAAAGCCAGGCCCTGCAGTGCGCGGAGCCGATTCTGGCTTATCCTCTGTACTTTCAGGACCAGCTCCGGGGCGGACTGGTCTTTGTCGGAGCCGCCCGGTTCGTCGAGCGTGCCGAATTGCTTTTTAAACAGACGGCGCTGGCTTTCGAGAACGCGTTTCGCCTGCGCGGCGCGCGCGAGCTCATGTATACCGATGATCTGACCGGCCTCTTCAACCATCGCTACCTGCATCTGGTGCTGGAGCAGGAGATACGCCGCTCGGGACGCTATCGCCTTGAATTCGCTCTGGTCTTTATCGATCTGGATCATTTCAAGGCCATTAATGACACCCATGGCCATCTGGTCGGCAGCGCCGTGCTGACCGAAGTGGGGCAGGTGCTGCGTCAGTGCCTGCGGGATACGGACCTGCTTTTTCGCTATGGCGGTGATGAATTTACCGCGCTGCTGGTGGAGACGGAGGAGGAGGGCGCGCTGGTGGTGGCGGAGCGCATGCGCGCCACCTTGGAACACCATAAGTTTCTCGCCGGCGACGGAGTCAATGCCCGCCTGACGGCGACCTTCGGCGTGGCGGTTTTTCCCGGGGATGCCGAGGACCGCATGGAGTTGCTGCTGCGCGCCGACCGCGCCATGTACTGGGGGAAAAAACACCGCAATGTCGTGTGTCGGGCACAGGATCTCAAAGATGCCTGA